One genomic window of Coregonus clupeaformis isolate EN_2021a chromosome 12, ASM2061545v1, whole genome shotgun sequence includes the following:
- the LOC121578677 gene encoding oxytocin receptor-like, whose product MSFNSSNISNISLETELAENLPRDERLARVEIALLSIIFFSAAILNFGLLCVLWKRRKQLSRMRVFVFHLCLADLVVTFFQVCPQLMWDITDRFFGPDILCRLVKYLQVVGMFASTYMIVVMTIDRYQAICNPMVTFQRRRARWNVPVCVAWSVSLICSLPQVFIFSRVQIAPGVYDCWADFIKPWGLKAYVTWTTLVIFVLPIITVIMCQVRICRAVQINFHMKTHQVSKCIGKPLPSRASSVAGLSKARIKTVKMTLVIVLAYIICWTPFFTVQLWSVWDVQAPTETATFTILMLLASLNSCANPCIYLLFSGKHPKIRMALVCVSQSDMNDSIQEDATVVSSLYSFKSLSNSR is encoded by the exons ATGAGTTTCAATAGTTCAAATATTAGTAATATAAGTTTGGAAACGGAATTGGCCGAGAATTTGCCCCGGGATGAGCGCTTGGCTCGAGTTGAAATAGCCCTTTTAAGCATAATATTTTTCAGTGCAGCAATCTTAAACTTTGGACTGCTATGTGTGCTGTGGAAGCGGAGGAAGCAGCTCTCGAGGATGCGCGTCTTTGTTTTTCACCTTTGCCTGGCAGACCTGGTGGTCACATTTTTCCAAGTTTGTCCGCAGCTGATGTGGGATATAACGGACAGATTCTTCGGTCCTGACATTTTGTGCCGCCTGGTGAAATACCTGCAGGTCGTTGGCATGTTTGCCTCCACTTACATGATTGTAGTGATGACCATTGATCGCTACCAAGCAATCTGTAACCCCATGGTTACTTTCCAGAGGCGGCGAGCGCGCTGGAACGTGCCTGTGTGCGTTGCGTGGTCTGTATCCCTCATCTGCAGTCTCCCTCAAGTGTTCATCTTCTCCCGAGTTCAAATCGCGCCTGGTGTCTATGACTGCTGGGCTGACTTCATCAAACCGTGGGGACTAAAAGCTTACGTGACCTGGACAACTCTGGTGATATTTGTCTTGCCCATCATAACTGTTATCATGTGCCAGGTGCGTATTTGCCGAGCTGTTCAAATCAACTTTCACATGAAAACTCATCAAGTATCGAAATGTATCGGCAAACCGCTGCCCTCCAGGGCAAGTAGCGTTGCTGGGTTGTCCAAAGCCAGGATTAAGACCGTGAAGATGACTTTGGTCATTGTTCTTGCCTACATTATCTGTTGGACTCCTTTCTTCACTGTCCAGCTGTGGTCTGTCTGGGATGTCCAAGCACCCACTGAGA CTGCAACTTTCACCATCCTGATGCTCCTGGCGAGTCTGAACAGCTGTGCAAACCCCTGCATCTACCTGCTATTCAGTGGGAAGCACCCCAAGATACGTATGGCTTTGGTGTGTGTTAGCCAGTCAGACATGAATGACTCCATACAAGAGGATGCCACTGTGGTTAGCTCGCTGTACAGTTTCAAGAGCCTTTCCAACTCCAGATGA